Proteins from a genomic interval of Sphingobacterium lactis:
- the hisH gene encoding imidazole glycerol phosphate synthase subunit HisH: protein MIGIVNYGAGNIFSITAALNRVGIDYGMINTPEDFDRFDKIIIPGVGHAGAAMQKLADSGLVETIKSLTKPVLGICVGMQLLTDYSEEGDANLLGIMPLKTLHFDKRIQEKVPHMGWNSIEFEKSCPLFRDIPNNSYFYFVHSYFIEHELTYTIATCDYGLPFSAAISRDNFWAVQFHPEKSGKVGEQLLRNFNEF from the coding sequence ATGATTGGTATAGTAAATTATGGCGCGGGCAATATATTTTCGATTACGGCGGCCTTAAATCGGGTTGGCATTGATTATGGCATGATCAATACGCCGGAGGACTTCGATCGGTTTGATAAGATCATTATTCCGGGCGTTGGCCATGCGGGAGCAGCGATGCAGAAATTAGCGGATTCCGGTCTTGTCGAAACCATCAAATCGCTGACGAAACCGGTGTTGGGTATCTGTGTCGGGATGCAACTCCTGACTGATTATTCCGAAGAAGGAGATGCGAATTTATTAGGGATTATGCCCTTAAAGACGTTACACTTCGATAAAAGAATTCAGGAAAAGGTCCCACACATGGGCTGGAATAGTATCGAATTTGAAAAATCATGCCCTCTTTTCCGTGATATCCCTAATAATTCCTATTTTTATTTCGTTCATTCTTATTTTATTGAGCATGAGCTAACCTATACAATAGCAACCTGTGATTATGGGTTGCCTTTTTCAGCAGCAATTTCTCGAGATAATTTCTGGGCGGTTCAATTCCACCCTGAGAAATCTGGGAAAGTTGGGGAACAGCTGCTGCGGAACTTTAATGAATTTTAA
- a CDS encoding SAM hydrolase/SAM-dependent halogenase family protein: protein MGVITLTTDLGHRDFYQAALKGSIISQLPDVRLVDISHDIPSFNIQHAAFVINNAYPYFPKDTVHLIGIDTVFQEDSRYLAMSYKGQYFVGADNGIFSIITGEDRPDEMVEINIMQDLRYLHFPLADILTKAACHIANGGKLRDIGLPVDNAVQKVTFQPVYNQNSIKGHVTYIDSFGNVISNISKDLFNRVQNGRDFILRFKRNETISNLSWHYNEVAEGEKLCLFGISNFLEIAINKGHASQLLGLYQDETILVEFLESK from the coding sequence ATGGGAGTAATTACGTTAACCACTGACTTAGGTCATCGCGATTTTTATCAGGCTGCACTGAAAGGCAGCATCATTTCGCAGTTGCCAGATGTCCGTTTGGTCGACATCTCCCACGATATTCCATCCTTCAACATTCAGCATGCGGCCTTCGTCATCAACAATGCTTATCCCTATTTCCCGAAAGACACGGTGCACCTGATCGGTATCGACACGGTATTCCAAGAAGACTCCCGCTACCTTGCGATGTCCTACAAAGGGCAATACTTCGTGGGTGCGGACAATGGCATCTTCAGCATCATCACCGGGGAGGACCGCCCTGACGAAATGGTGGAAATCAACATTATGCAAGATTTGAGGTACCTACATTTCCCCTTGGCGGACATCTTGACCAAGGCGGCCTGTCACATTGCAAACGGTGGAAAACTCCGTGATATCGGATTACCGGTCGACAATGCCGTGCAGAAGGTTACATTCCAACCGGTCTATAATCAGAACAGCATCAAGGGCCATGTTACCTATATTGACTCCTTTGGGAACGTCATCAGCAACATCAGCAAGGATCTCTTCAACCGCGTACAGAACGGGCGCGATTTTATACTCCGCTTTAAGCGGAATGAAACCATCAGCAACTTGAGTTGGCATTACAATGAAGTCGCCGAAGGCGAAAAACTCTGTCTCTTCGGCATCAGTAATTTTCTCGAGATTGCCATCAATAAAGGCCATGCCAGCCAATTACTCGGTCTTTACCAAGACGAAACCATCTTGGTGGAGTTCCTGGAAAGCAAGTAA
- a CDS encoding LVIVD repeat-containing protein: protein MKFINRSRGSFLFIFSWLLLMIFQGCDKYETRQKFNTVMPVLVKLKDLRAMTFTLEQSKGLSATGKIYLYKNHLFINEPQKGIHIYNNENPSSPKSVGFLSIPGNFDLAIQNDLLYVDNVTDLVTFDISNIAKPKQIDRQKDVFAVRYFMDGVQKDVLSDEYMVPIAYKDSLVDFTYKETYIPSYRIEYDSYAESGNSVGQAGSMARFALNNNYLFAIFGEKIKAFDLRNGRSPAFKTDVALGFGIETLFPYKDNLFVGANDGMHILNVKNPQAPEKLATYTHIRACDPVVVNDKYAFVTLRSGTNCNTSQNVLEVVDIQDLRKPMLVSKFQMKNPHGLALSGNSLYVCEGDFGFKSFRINDVMDVDNNQMEYLQNLKSFDVIAGPKSLIVIGKESVCQFDYSDPAKLKQLSCISVIPSK, encoded by the coding sequence ATGAAATTTATCAACCGATCCCGAGGGAGTTTCCTATTCATCTTCAGCTGGCTGTTGTTGATGATATTCCAGGGATGTGACAAATACGAAACGAGACAGAAATTTAATACGGTCATGCCCGTGCTAGTCAAGCTGAAGGATTTGCGAGCCATGACCTTTACCTTGGAGCAGAGTAAGGGGTTGAGCGCAACAGGGAAGATATACCTCTATAAGAACCACCTGTTCATCAATGAGCCGCAAAAAGGCATCCATATCTATAACAATGAGAATCCATCCAGTCCGAAGTCTGTTGGTTTCCTTTCGATTCCGGGCAATTTTGACTTGGCGATTCAAAATGACCTGCTCTATGTAGATAATGTTACAGATTTGGTGACTTTCGATATCAGTAACATCGCAAAGCCGAAGCAGATCGATCGGCAGAAAGATGTTTTTGCAGTGCGCTATTTTATGGATGGAGTACAAAAAGATGTCCTATCCGATGAGTATATGGTCCCCATAGCGTACAAAGATTCGCTGGTAGATTTCACCTATAAAGAAACGTATATACCAAGCTACCGAATTGAGTATGATTCGTATGCTGAAAGTGGTAACAGCGTTGGTCAAGCCGGATCGATGGCCCGATTCGCTTTGAATAATAATTACCTCTTTGCAATTTTTGGGGAAAAGATCAAGGCTTTTGACCTCCGCAATGGCCGTTCGCCAGCATTTAAAACGGATGTCGCACTTGGATTTGGTATTGAAACGTTGTTCCCTTACAAGGACAACTTGTTTGTCGGTGCAAATGATGGTATGCATATTCTTAATGTGAAGAATCCGCAGGCGCCCGAGAAACTGGCCACCTATACGCATATACGTGCTTGTGATCCCGTGGTTGTAAATGATAAATATGCTTTTGTTACGTTACGAAGTGGAACAAATTGCAACACTTCTCAAAATGTCTTGGAGGTAGTTGATATCCAAGATCTGCGGAAGCCGATGCTGGTGAGTAAATTCCAGATGAAGAATCCACATGGGCTAGCACTCTCGGGCAACTCGCTATATGTCTGTGAAGGTGATTTTGGGTTTAAGAGCTTCCGGATCAATGACGTCATGGATGTTGACAATAACCAGATGGAATACCTGCAGAACCTGAAGAGCTTCGATGTGATTGCAGGGCCTAAATCACTGATTGTTATCGGTAAGGAATCTGTTTGCCAATTCGATTACAGCGACCCGGCAAAATTGAAACAGTTGAGTTGTATTTCCGTAATTCCATCTAAGTAA
- a CDS encoding outer membrane beta-barrel protein, whose product MKRYIFLMVVLLSMSSTAFAQDRKFVNHTELGLLPYGFKTKESGFTVQTFNGYAISPKWTLGGTLGYDKLFVTHGEEVDVFSLSGGVRHTIIQPETTGLYAGLDVGYGFASFRDQVTDRKEEGGLRVAPQVGVKWKLGARGSFTLSLGYHYQKAGSETYQETVPLLPQLMTPGATHNYHATKSIHAHRASLKVGFGF is encoded by the coding sequence ATGAAAAGATATATATTCCTTATGGTTGTCTTGCTTTCAATGAGCAGCACTGCGTTTGCACAGGACCGTAAATTTGTCAATCATACCGAGCTGGGTTTACTTCCTTACGGTTTTAAGACGAAAGAAAGTGGATTTACGGTACAGACCTTCAATGGGTATGCTATTTCTCCGAAATGGACGCTTGGAGGGACCTTGGGGTATGATAAGTTATTTGTGACTCATGGAGAAGAGGTGGATGTGTTTTCCCTCTCGGGGGGCGTGCGCCACACCATCATACAACCCGAAACCACAGGATTGTATGCCGGTTTGGATGTGGGCTATGGTTTTGCGAGCTTTCGGGATCAAGTGACGGACCGGAAAGAAGAAGGCGGCCTTCGTGTTGCTCCACAGGTCGGCGTCAAGTGGAAATTGGGCGCAAGAGGATCCTTTACTCTTTCCCTAGGCTATCATTACCAGAAGGCGGGTTCGGAAACCTATCAGGAGACAGTGCCATTGTTGCCTCAGCTAATGACGCCAGGGGCAACTCATAATTACCATGCTACGAAATCCATTCATGCACATAGGGCAAGCCTAAAGGTTGGTTTTGGGTTCTAA
- the hisB gene encoding bifunctional histidinol-phosphatase/imidazoleglycerol-phosphate dehydratase HisB, translating to MADQLKRVLFIDRDGTLILEPEDEQIDSFAKLKFYPGALQYLPKIAKELDFELVMVSNQDGLGTSAHPEENFLPVHQFVVETFAGEGVTFVKEHIDKTFPHENADTRKPGVGMLKEYFDATQYDLANSFVIGDRVNDVRLAQNLGAKAIWLRKNDELGKLEGIEFTTDTIGLETDDWQAIYEFLKLGTRTAEHHRKTNETDIYIQLNLDGSGKSDIDTGLPFFDHMLDQLARHGALDLTIKAKGDLHIDEHHTIEDTGIALGEIFLTALGNKRGIERYAFTLPMDDCLAQVAIDFGGRNWIVWDAEFKREKIGDMPTEMFFHFFKSFSDASKSNLNIQATGDNEHHKIEAIFKAFAKTIKKAVRRDADNMQLPSTKGLL from the coding sequence ATGGCTGATCAATTGAAAAGAGTTTTGTTTATCGACAGGGATGGGACCTTGATCTTAGAACCGGAGGACGAACAGATCGACTCCTTTGCTAAGCTTAAGTTCTACCCGGGCGCTTTGCAATATCTTCCTAAAATAGCAAAAGAGTTAGATTTTGAGTTGGTAATGGTGAGCAACCAAGATGGTCTCGGCACAAGTGCACACCCTGAGGAGAACTTTCTGCCTGTACATCAATTTGTGGTGGAGACATTTGCAGGAGAGGGGGTAACCTTTGTCAAAGAACACATCGACAAGACTTTTCCCCATGAAAATGCGGACACCCGCAAACCGGGGGTAGGTATGCTCAAGGAATATTTTGATGCCACGCAATATGATTTAGCCAATTCCTTCGTTATTGGAGACCGGGTGAATGATGTGCGATTGGCGCAGAACTTAGGTGCTAAGGCAATTTGGCTGCGTAAAAACGATGAGTTGGGCAAGCTTGAAGGCATTGAATTTACAACGGATACAATTGGTCTGGAAACAGATGATTGGCAAGCGATCTATGAGTTCCTGAAATTGGGAACCCGAACAGCTGAACATCACCGTAAAACAAACGAAACGGATATTTATATCCAATTGAATCTCGATGGATCCGGTAAATCCGACATCGATACAGGCCTTCCTTTCTTCGACCACATGTTGGACCAATTGGCCCGTCATGGGGCATTGGATCTGACGATCAAAGCGAAAGGAGACTTGCACATTGACGAACATCATACCATTGAGGATACGGGCATTGCATTGGGTGAAATCTTTTTGACAGCCCTGGGCAATAAACGTGGAATTGAGCGTTATGCCTTTACGTTGCCAATGGACGATTGCCTGGCGCAAGTGGCCATTGATTTCGGCGGTCGGAACTGGATCGTTTGGGATGCGGAGTTCAAGCGGGAGAAGATCGGTGATATGCCTACGGAAATGTTCTTCCATTTCTTCAAGTCTTTCTCTGATGCCTCCAAATCGAACCTGAACATTCAGGCAACAGGTGATAATGAGCACCATAAGATCGAGGCGATTTTCAAAGCCTTTGCGAAGACCATTAAAAAGGCAGTGCGCAGAGATGCGGACAACATGCAATTACCGAGCACAAAGGGGCTATTGTAG
- a CDS encoding phosphoribosylaminoimidazolesuccinocarboxamide synthase, protein MNTIKETNFNFEGQTAFYRGKVRDVYTIGSDYLVMVASDRISAFDVVLPKAIPYKGQVLNQIASKFLAATADIVPNWVASVPDPNVTIGKACEPFKVEMVIRGYVSGHLWRTYRDGGRELCGVKLPEGLKENAKLPEPIITPSTKADVGHDEDISRADIIARGIVTEEDYAQLEKYAHALFARGTEIAAERGLILVDTKYEFGKKDGKIYLIDEIHTPDSSRYFYAEGYEERLAKDEPQKQLSKEFVRQWLIENGFQGKDGQKVPEMTEEIVKSISERYIELFEHITGESFQYPEEGDVLKRVEANVTRELQNLK, encoded by the coding sequence ATGAATACAATAAAAGAAACAAATTTTAACTTCGAAGGTCAAACCGCTTTTTATAGAGGCAAAGTGAGGGATGTGTACACGATCGGGTCGGATTACCTGGTTATGGTAGCTTCCGATCGGATTTCGGCTTTTGATGTGGTGCTACCGAAAGCCATTCCCTACAAAGGGCAGGTATTGAATCAGATCGCTTCCAAATTCTTGGCGGCTACTGCGGATATCGTGCCGAATTGGGTTGCTTCCGTTCCGGATCCCAATGTGACGATCGGAAAGGCTTGCGAGCCCTTCAAGGTTGAAATGGTCATCCGTGGTTATGTCTCCGGACACCTGTGGCGTACGTATCGTGACGGTGGCCGTGAATTGTGTGGTGTAAAGTTGCCGGAAGGGTTGAAGGAAAATGCAAAATTACCTGAGCCAATCATCACGCCATCCACCAAGGCGGATGTCGGCCACGATGAGGATATTTCCAGAGCGGACATTATCGCTAGAGGGATCGTCACGGAGGAAGACTATGCACAGTTGGAGAAGTACGCGCATGCCCTGTTTGCACGCGGAACTGAAATTGCTGCTGAAAGAGGATTGATCTTGGTCGATACAAAATACGAATTCGGAAAGAAAGACGGTAAGATCTACCTGATCGATGAAATCCATACACCGGATTCATCACGTTACTTTTATGCCGAAGGGTATGAAGAACGTTTGGCGAAAGATGAACCGCAGAAACAGTTGTCCAAGGAATTCGTCAGACAGTGGTTGATCGAGAATGGTTTCCAGGGCAAGGATGGTCAAAAAGTACCTGAAATGACCGAAGAAATTGTAAAATCCATTTCTGAACGCTATATTGAACTTTTCGAGCATATTACGGGAGAATCCTTCCAATATCCTGAAGAGGGAGACGTGTTGAAACGTGTGGAAGCGAATGTTACCCGGGAATTGCAGAACCTGAAATAG
- a CDS encoding ABC transporter ATP-binding protein has translation MARPRLNSGDTHSEDLPKPKINKEILQKALKIFSYIKPFKWKFVVGMVFLVFSSLTMLTFPALLGAMIDAAQGIQSYPFLPASVKFIGGLSLIILTFQAITSFFRIRLFVEIAEKALANIRRDSYHKLITLPIDFFANRRVGELNSRLSADLSQIQDTMTTTLAEMLRQTISLTFGVILLVFVSPKLALMNLSILPIIIIVAMIFGRFIRNLSRESQDKLADSNAIVQETLLGISNVKAFVNEFFEFKRYSNKLDQAVGLAVKGATYRGIFASFIIFAIFGAVILVIWYGASLVSRNEISVGDLTTYILYSLFVAGSMGSFPELYASVQRSLGASERVLEILKEQPEDIQVNDADKVVRTPITGDIVFDHISFSYPTRPDLEILKDISFHVAAGKKMAIVGPSGTGKSTIASLILQFYQPSSGTIYYDGIPADALPLTDIRNQVAIVPQDVLLFGGTIRENIGYGNLHADAEDIITAAKRANAHKFIMDFPEGYDTIVGERGVKLSGGQRQRIAIARALLKDPAILILDEATSSLDSESERMVQLALEELMKNRTSIIIAHRLSTIRDADMIIVVENGLISDLGTHQELMEKDTGLYRHLYTLQSLQVVES, from the coding sequence ATGGCCAGACCGAGATTGAACAGTGGTGATACGCATTCGGAAGATTTACCCAAGCCGAAAATAAACAAAGAAATCCTCCAAAAAGCTTTAAAGATATTCTCTTACATAAAGCCCTTCAAGTGGAAATTTGTTGTGGGCATGGTATTCCTTGTATTCTCCAGTTTAACGATGCTGACCTTCCCCGCACTGTTAGGGGCGATGATCGATGCGGCACAGGGCATACAATCGTATCCTTTCTTGCCGGCAAGCGTCAAGTTCATCGGTGGACTATCCCTGATCATCCTTACTTTCCAAGCCATTACCTCATTTTTCAGGATCCGCTTATTTGTGGAAATCGCTGAAAAAGCTTTGGCCAACATCCGTCGTGACAGCTACCATAAACTGATCACCCTACCTATCGATTTCTTTGCCAACCGACGGGTCGGCGAGTTGAACAGCCGTTTATCGGCGGACCTATCGCAGATCCAGGATACCATGACAACGACCTTGGCCGAAATGTTGAGACAGACCATCAGTTTAACCTTCGGGGTAATTCTATTGGTGTTCGTATCGCCGAAATTGGCATTGATGAACCTGAGTATTTTGCCGATAATCATCATTGTCGCCATGATCTTCGGGCGTTTCATCCGAAATCTTTCGCGTGAGTCGCAGGATAAACTGGCCGATTCCAACGCCATCGTGCAGGAGACATTATTGGGTATCAGCAACGTGAAAGCCTTCGTCAATGAATTTTTCGAATTTAAACGCTACTCCAATAAATTGGATCAAGCGGTAGGCTTGGCCGTCAAGGGTGCCACTTACCGCGGTATATTTGCATCCTTTATCATATTTGCGATTTTTGGCGCCGTAATCCTTGTGATCTGGTACGGAGCATCATTGGTTTCACGCAATGAAATCTCCGTTGGCGATTTAACGACCTATATCCTGTACTCTTTATTCGTTGCAGGATCGATGGGTAGTTTTCCGGAATTATATGCCAGTGTGCAGCGCTCTTTGGGTGCCAGTGAGCGGGTATTGGAAATCTTGAAAGAACAGCCTGAGGACATCCAGGTGAATGATGCCGACAAGGTTGTGCGGACACCGATTACGGGCGATATCGTATTTGACCACATTAGTTTTTCCTATCCTACGCGCCCTGACCTGGAGATCCTGAAAGACATTTCCTTTCACGTAGCTGCAGGAAAGAAAATGGCCATCGTTGGTCCTAGTGGAACGGGAAAATCGACCATAGCCTCCCTGATATTGCAGTTTTACCAGCCTTCTTCCGGAACGATCTATTACGACGGTATTCCCGCAGATGCGCTGCCACTGACCGATATTCGGAACCAGGTTGCTATTGTTCCGCAGGACGTCCTGCTCTTTGGCGGCACGATCCGAGAAAATATCGGCTATGGAAATCTCCATGCGGATGCAGAAGACATCATCACGGCGGCAAAACGCGCCAATGCACATAAATTCATCATGGACTTCCCTGAGGGTTATGACACCATCGTTGGTGAACGCGGTGTTAAGCTATCCGGCGGGCAGCGTCAGCGGATCGCTATTGCACGAGCGCTCCTGAAAGATCCGGCGATTTTGATCCTCGATGAAGCAACCTCCTCCCTGGATTCTGAATCTGAACGCATGGTGCAACTGGCACTCGAGGAACTTATGAAGAACCGAACTTCCATTATTATTGCGCACCGATTGTCCACCATCCGGGACGCTGACATGATCATCGTCGTTGAGAACGGCCTGATTTCAGACTTGGGCACCCACCAGGAATTGATGGAAAAAGACACCGGCCTGTACAGACATCTCTACACTTTGCAATCTCTTCAAGTGGTTGAAAGTTAA
- a CDS encoding STAS domain-containing protein — protein sequence MKFTVDKYDRYVVIEPLTDKLNGDTAASLKGEFMLRNTGGQRNIVLDLNNVQETDEAGIRTGLLARRLCKSTGGLFILTNLNEPVKNYIASLGLDKYLIITPNIEKAKDLIFGNEIRLDLKEAQS from the coding sequence ATGAAATTTACGGTAGATAAATACGATAGGTATGTGGTGATTGAGCCGCTAACGGATAAGTTAAACGGGGATACTGCCGCAAGTTTGAAAGGGGAATTTATGTTGCGCAACACCGGTGGGCAGCGTAATATCGTGTTGGATTTAAATAATGTCCAGGAAACGGATGAAGCGGGCATTCGCACGGGACTGCTGGCGAGAAGATTGTGTAAATCTACAGGCGGGCTGTTTATCCTGACCAACCTGAACGAACCGGTAAAGAATTACATCGCATCGTTAGGCTTGGACAAATACCTGATCATCACGCCCAATATTGAAAAAGCAAAGGATTTGATCTTTGGTAATGAAATCCGTTTGGATTTAAAAGAAGCACAATCCTAA
- a CDS encoding ribonuclease Z, with amino-acid sequence MLRFEVLILGNSSATPMFERHPTSQVINYNEQLFLIDCGEGTQMQLSRYGIKSNRIDHIFISHLHGDHYLGLVGLVSSMHLVGRKADLHIYGPAPLQEILELHFKYSETVIRYNIIFHVTNPDREEVIYETRMLTVRSFPLIHRISCTGFRFDEGKRAATLKADLVERYNIPKVYFAALKKGIDYVDPQGKVFKAEELTLPPPASRSYAYCSDTVRHPIYLSSIQGVDLLYHESTFLHEMVDRAKETFHTTSLEAAEIAKEVGAKKLLLGHYSARYRTLQPLLDEARTIFPETELSVEGKWFLV; translated from the coding sequence ATGTTACGATTTGAGGTTTTGATCTTGGGGAACAGTTCGGCGACACCTATGTTCGAACGGCACCCAACTTCTCAAGTCATCAACTATAATGAACAGTTGTTTTTGATCGATTGTGGTGAGGGCACGCAAATGCAGCTTTCACGCTATGGCATCAAGAGCAACCGCATTGATCATATCTTTATCAGCCATCTACATGGAGATCACTACCTCGGCTTGGTCGGGTTGGTGTCCTCCATGCACTTGGTAGGCCGGAAGGCCGATCTGCACATCTATGGGCCTGCACCGCTGCAGGAAATCCTGGAACTCCATTTTAAATACTCCGAAACCGTTATCCGGTATAACATCATCTTTCATGTGACCAATCCGGACCGGGAAGAGGTGATCTATGAAACCCGGATGCTGACTGTACGGTCCTTTCCGTTGATCCACCGTATTTCTTGCACGGGATTCCGTTTCGATGAGGGAAAACGAGCAGCAACGCTGAAAGCCGACCTGGTGGAACGGTATAACATCCCCAAAGTGTACTTCGCTGCACTCAAAAAGGGGATTGATTATGTCGATCCGCAAGGGAAGGTATTCAAGGCGGAGGAACTTACCCTGCCACCACCGGCATCCCGGAGTTACGCCTATTGTTCGGATACTGTCCGACATCCCATTTATCTGTCCAGCATCCAAGGTGTTGACCTGCTTTATCATGAAAGTACGTTCCTTCATGAGATGGTCGATCGGGCGAAGGAAACCTTCCATACCACTTCATTGGAAGCAGCGGAAATTGCCAAGGAAGTCGGCGCGAAGAAATTGTTGCTCGGCCATTATTCTGCCAGATACCGTACACTTCAGCCACTTTTGGACGAAGCGCGGACCATATTTCCTGAAACTGAGCTTTCTGTAGAAGGGAAATGGTTTTTAGTTTAG
- the hisC gene encoding histidinol-phosphate transaminase, translating into MSFNLTEILRDNIKNLVPYSSARDEFKGDASIFLDANENAFGSPLPHDYNRYPDPLQHKLKAKLESIKGVPAGNMFLGNGSDEAIDILYRACCTPGKDNVILVPPTYGMYEVSANINDVQIRKVNLTPDYQLDLDGIAEAIDMHTKMIFVCSPNNPSGNSINPLDIETLLVNFKGLVVVDEAYINYSKQKSFTHSLPEFPNLVVLQTLSKAWGLAALRLGLAFASRDIIAVFNKIKPPYNINQATQDLVLEALDNVEVVNEWIKSTVQEREILVGQLQALPQVEHITPSDANFILVKLAQPRELYNFLVNKGIIVRDRSKVTLCEGSLRITVGTKPENERLLEEIQVFYK; encoded by the coding sequence ATGTCCTTCAACTTAACCGAAATTCTTAGGGATAATATTAAAAACCTGGTTCCTTATTCATCAGCTAGGGATGAATTTAAAGGCGATGCGTCCATTTTCCTGGATGCCAATGAAAACGCATTTGGTTCGCCACTGCCCCATGATTACAACCGTTATCCCGATCCACTTCAGCATAAGTTAAAGGCCAAATTAGAAAGTATAAAAGGTGTTCCTGCAGGAAATATGTTTCTTGGGAACGGCTCGGATGAAGCCATCGATATCCTGTACCGTGCATGCTGTACGCCAGGAAAAGATAATGTTATCCTGGTGCCTCCAACCTACGGGATGTACGAGGTTTCCGCAAATATTAACGATGTGCAGATCCGCAAGGTGAACCTGACACCAGATTACCAGCTTGACCTCGATGGTATTGCTGAAGCAATTGATATGCATACAAAGATGATTTTTGTGTGTTCGCCGAACAATCCTTCGGGCAATAGCATCAATCCGCTGGATATTGAAACCTTACTGGTAAATTTCAAGGGACTTGTGGTGGTGGATGAAGCATACATCAACTATTCCAAACAGAAATCCTTTACGCACAGTCTGCCGGAATTTCCAAACCTGGTGGTCCTGCAGACACTCTCCAAAGCTTGGGGATTGGCCGCATTGCGCTTAGGACTTGCCTTTGCGAGCAGGGATATCATCGCCGTATTCAATAAAATCAAACCGCCTTACAACATTAATCAGGCGACGCAGGATTTAGTACTGGAAGCGCTGGACAATGTGGAGGTAGTGAACGAATGGATCAAATCCACTGTCCAGGAGCGTGAAATCTTGGTTGGCCAGTTGCAGGCATTGCCGCAAGTGGAGCATATTACCCCATCGGATGCTAATTTTATTTTGGTAAAATTGGCGCAACCCCGCGAGCTGTATAACTTCTTGGTCAACAAGGGGATTATTGTTCGCGACCGTTCAAAAGTTACCCTCTGCGAGGGAAGTCTACGGATTACGGTAGGGACAAAACCAGAGAACGAAAGACTATTAGAAGAAATCCAAGTTTTTTATAAGTAA
- a CDS encoding PhoH family protein produces MSELEINLDVVNLVTLWGAQNENFEFIKKAFPKLRLVARGNTLKVLGEEGERNRFQQVFDEVLAHINQFQTLSLLGLESIVGVVPSAKSVIPEKEEGEQKAAFKGEPIVYGPNGLIVRARTPNQRKMVDSINKNDILFAIGPAGTGKTYTAVALAVRALRNKEIKRIILTRPAVEAGENLGFLPGDLKEKVDPYLRPLYDALDDMIPAEKLKGYLENRTIEVAPLAFMRGRTLDNCFVILDEAQNATDMQLKMFLTRMGPTAKFIVTGDMTQVDLPKKTQSGLVNAVKILDGIEGIDMIYLTGSDVVRHKLVKRILEAYGDI; encoded by the coding sequence TTGAGTGAATTAGAAATCAACTTGGATGTTGTCAATTTGGTGACATTATGGGGGGCTCAGAACGAAAATTTTGAGTTTATTAAAAAAGCATTTCCAAAGCTTCGCCTTGTTGCTCGCGGAAATACGTTGAAAGTATTGGGTGAAGAAGGGGAGCGGAACAGGTTCCAACAGGTATTCGACGAAGTATTGGCGCACATTAACCAATTTCAGACCTTATCGTTATTAGGTCTAGAGAGTATAGTTGGTGTCGTGCCGAGTGCGAAATCGGTGATCCCGGAAAAAGAGGAGGGCGAACAGAAGGCCGCTTTCAAAGGTGAACCGATCGTATATGGCCCGAATGGATTGATCGTTCGTGCCCGTACGCCGAACCAACGCAAAATGGTGGATAGCATCAATAAGAACGATATCCTATTTGCCATTGGCCCTGCCGGAACCGGAAAGACCTACACAGCCGTTGCTTTGGCTGTCCGTGCGTTACGTAATAAAGAGATCAAAAGAATTATCCTGACCCGTCCTGCGGTGGAAGCAGGGGAAAACCTGGGTTTCCTACCTGGGGATTTGAAGGAGAAGGTAGATCCATACTTACGCCCATTATATGACGCCCTGGACGATATGATCCCGGCGGAAAAATTGAAGGGCTACCTGGAGAACAGAACCATTGAGGTAGCACCTCTGGCCTTTATGCGCGGTCGTACACTCGATAACTGTTTCGTGATCCTAGATGAGGCACAGAATGCCACGGATATGCAGTTGAAGATGTTCCTGACCCGTATGGGACCGACGGCCAAGTTTATCGTAACAGGTGATATGACCCAGGTCGATTTGCCAAAGAAAACGCAATCTGGTCTGGTCAATGCCGTGAAGATCCTCGACGGTATCGAAGGCATCGATATGATTTACCTAACGGGTTCCGACGTGGTTCGTCATAAATTAGTGAAGCGTATCCTGGAAGCTTACGGAGATATTTAG